One stretch of Miscanthus floridulus cultivar M001 chromosome 18, ASM1932011v1, whole genome shotgun sequence DNA includes these proteins:
- the LOC136520696 gene encoding uncharacterized protein, whose protein sequence is MSTIACTHDWQPTQQKTGAQRFKTNICRHTWMASNTTAKGMVKFCNQWSNGPLLLRQQMMNKNCIILRRVAIVSSVQGKKWSCSTAHYSFISISFRPPQLLQNLL, encoded by the exons ATGTCCACAATTGCAT GCACACATGACTGGCaaccaacacaacaaaaaacaG GTGCTCAGCGTTTCAAAACAAATATTTGTAGGCACACATGGATGGCAAGCAACACGACAGCAAAAG GAATGGTAAAATTTTGTAATCAATGGTCGAATGGTCCACTACTTCTCAGGCAACAGATGAT GAACAAGAACTGCATCATACTGAGGAGAGTAGCAATAGTTTCTTCTGTCCAGGGCAAAAAATGGAGTTGTTCTACTGCCCACTATTCTTTTATTTCTATTAGCTTTAGGCCTCCACAGCTTCTACAGAATCTTCTGTAA